A part of Carettochelys insculpta isolate YL-2023 chromosome 1, ASM3395843v1, whole genome shotgun sequence genomic DNA contains:
- the LOC142007664 gene encoding olfactory receptor 52N4-like has protein sequence MANFNITPSDTTTFILMGIPGLETAHLWISVPFTAFYFIGLLGNFTILFVVGKEETLHKPMYLLICMLALTDIVMSTSTMPTALCIFWFSLKDITKAGCLTQMFFLYMVSIMNSAVLVTMAYDRYVAICNPLRYTTILTNARIVIVGLMGLTRAVLFVLPLPLLLSQLQFCTNRIIPHTHCEHIVVAKISCGDITVNRLYGVLVAFLVFGFDLTLVALSYGLILRAVLRISSRRAHQKAFSTCTAHISVIMISYPPGLLSVLTHRFGPGLAPHVHIILSNLNFLLPTMLNPIIYGVKTKELREKVGKYTC, from the coding sequence ATGGCCAATTTCAACATCACTCCCTCTGACACCACTACATTCATTTTAATGGGTATCCCTGGCCTGGAAACTGCTCACCTCTGGATTTCCGTTCCTTTCACTGCATTCTACTTTATCGGTCTCTTGGGAAATTTCACTATTCTCTTTGTGGTAGGCAAAGAGGAGACCTTGCACAAGCCGATGTACCTGCTGATCTGCATGCTGGCTCTCACAGACATCGTCATGTCTACTTCCACGATGCCAACAGCgctgtgtatattttggttcagTTTGAAAGATATTACTAAGGCTGGCTGCCTCACGCAGATGTTCTTTCTTTACATGGTTTCCATTATGAACTCAGCTGTGCTTGTAACAATGGCTTATGATCGCTATGTTGCCATATGTAACCCTCTGAGATACACCACCATTCTCACCAATGCGCGAATAGTGATTGTAGGGCTCATGGGCTTAACAAGAGCTGTTCTCTttgttctgcccctgccccttctcctgagCCAGCTGCAATTCTGCACCAATCGCATTATTCCCCATACACATTGTGAGCACATAGTTGTGGCAAAAATATCATGTGGAGACATCACAGTGAACAGGCTGTATGGTGTGTTAGTAGCATTTTTAGTCTTTGGGTTCGACCTCACACTCGTTGCTTTGTCCTATGGTTTAATCCTTAGAGCTGTCCTCAGAATCTCCTCCAGGAGAGCCCACCAGAAAGCCTtcagcacctgcacagcccacatCTCTGTGATCATGATTTCTTATCCTCCCGGCCTCTTGTCTGTTCTGACACATCGATTTGGTCCAGGCCTCGCTCCTCATGTTCACATCATCTTGTCCAACCTcaatttcctcctccccaccatgctCAATCCTATCATTTATGGGGTGAAAACCAAAGAACTTCGTGAAAAAGTGGGCAAATACACCTGTTGA